In a genomic window of Besnoitia besnoiti strain Bb-Ger1 chromosome XI, whole genome shotgun sequence:
- a CDS encoding hypothetical protein (encoded by transcript BESB_020350), whose product MTPQHPTGSDAGPRVPYHHCLSREAISWMPLKHGAQVYRLFTHALLRAVCTSSNAAFQRTLRDRIKSKNSFRQKCEALGECLIRVLGATAATALKRLEHPELMAAVMHISGLEVLHGLLSENANDLSFLHREGNGLPTSTNFFSRHTRERGCCSFPVPYIALENSMEGDAVVYICHGSPVCGSSAAETDSGRCAEQHSVEEDKSNDSRVPAEEATPQSELTLRQLEELVAHGQQYLSSVEHQLKNFWTFAPCFSWLLRQQLATRAHPAEGTHTPQFLNVSTQERTLNREPGLAPAELDVSHLPDDGQGRPLSKVRGLDPAAVLGLCSSHRPRGPVTDYADDGRTASRGPQASGPSLEAGNLECEPTGLPTSASRGRPKGGFSACPLRHSRTQAPEHVDACEPPGCIRGHGEKPSPHEVSQASPRADENVEHVPIVSLAEIRNLSALDQGAGKRAIRKETPRQRKTPVSGGLSVQVDATDATKGDMAEASVFSVGSTSEAAEPSPHIEMLRDSEATTSRLDKETSDDEWAIITGGRELEEICEAVYQESLRLQELVEFYEDFANECLQRHGHEARVALGGGR is encoded by the coding sequence ATGACACCGCAACACCCAACGGGAAGCGATGCCGGGCCTCGTGTGCCCTATCACCACTGCCTATCTCGTGAGGCGATCTCCTGGATGCCCCTCAAGCATGGGGCCCAAGTATACCGGTTGTTCACCCACGCCCTACTTCGTGCTGTCTGCACGTCCTCAAATGCGGCGTTCCAGCGTACTCTGCGTGACCGCATCAAAAGCAAGAACAGCTTCCGGCAGAAATGCGAAGCTCTCGGAGAGTGTCTGATACGGGTACTCGGGGCAACCGCGGCGACTGCGCTGAAGCGGTTGGAGCATCCTGAACTCATGGCCGCCGTCATGCACATCAGCGGCCTCGAAGTGCTCCACGGCCTTCTGTCAGAAAATGCTAACGATCTATCTTTCTTGCACCGTGAAGGCAACGGGCTTCCGACTTCCACAAATTTCTTCTCTCGGCACACCAGGGAACGGGGGTGTTGTTCCTTCCCAGTACCTTATATCGCCCTGGAAAATTCAATGGAGGGTGACGCTGTCGTCTACATTTGCCATGGCAGCCCAGTATGTGGCTCGTCAGCAGCAGAGACTGATTCTGGAAGATGTGCTGAGCAGCACAGTGTTGAGGAGGACAAGTCCAATGATTCAAGAGTGCCAGCAGAGGAGGCTACACCACAGTCTGAGCTGACGCTCCGCCAACTCGAGGAGCTGGTTGCGCACGGTCAACAGTACCTCTCATCAGTTGAGCACCAACTGAAAAACTTTTGGACGTTCGCGCCTTGCTTTTCCTGGTTGTTGCGGCAACAGCTGGCAACTCGCGCTCACCCTGCGGAAGGGACGCACACGCCCCAGTTCCTCAACGTGAGCACACAAGAGCGCACCTTGAACCGGGAACCCGGACTGGCGCCAGCCGAATTGGACGTGAGCCACCTGCCCGACGATGGGCAGGGGCGGCCTCTTTCCAAGGTCAGAGGGCTGGATCCTGCAGCAGTTCTGGGCCTTTGCAGCTCCCATCGACCTCGAGGACCAGTGACTGACTACGCAGACGACGGGCGAACCGCTTCACGAGGCCCACAAGCGTCTGGTCCCAGCTTGGAAGCCGGAAACCTTGAGTGTGAGCCGACCGGCCTTCCTacctctgcttcgcgcgggcggccAAAAGGAGGCTTTTCCGCTTGCCCTCTCCGACACAGTCGGACACAAGCGCCCGAGCACGTGGATGCTTGTGAACCGCCCGGGTGCATCCGTGGTCACGGGGAGAAGCCATCCCCTCATGAGGTTTCTCAAGCTTCACCACGTGCCGACGAGAACGTGGAACACGTACCCATCGTCTCTTTGGCGGAGATTAGGAATTTGTCAGCTTTAGACCAGGGCGCCGGAAAACGAGCGATTCGAAAAGAGACCCCGAGGCAGCGGAAAACACCAGTGTCCGGAGGTCTTTCCGTGCAAGTAGACGCCACGGATGCAACGAAAGGAGACATGGCCGAAGCTTCAGTGTTTTCTGTGGGGTCAACCTCTGAGGCTGCAGAACCTTCCCCGCACATAGAAATGTTGCGGGACTCAGAGGCGACGACTTCAAGACTCGACAAAGAGACCAGCGATGATGAATGGGCGATTATCACGGGCGGCAGGGAACTGGAAGAAATATGCGAAGCAGTCTACCAAGAGTCGCTGAGACTCCAGGAACTCGTCGAATTCTACGAGGATTTCGCCAACGAGTGTCTGCAGCGGCACGGACACGAAGCGCGAGTTGCTTTAGGCGGTGGACGATGA
- a CDS encoding glyceraldehyde-3-phosphate dehydrogenase GAPDH1 (encoded by transcript BESB_020360), protein MVCKLGINGFGRIGRLVFRAAMEHSGVEVVAINDPFMSLDYMVYLLKYDSVHGHYPAEVSHKDGKLVVGGKAVTVFNVKEPTAIPWGQAGVHYVCESTGIFLTKEKAQAHLNSGAKKVIMSAPPKDDTPMFVMGVNQDQYKSTDIIVSNASCTTNCLAPLAKIVHDKFGIVEGLMTTIHAMTANQLTVDGPSKGGKDWRAGRAAGVNIIPASTGAAKAVGKVIPSLNGKLTGMAFRVPVTDVSVVDLTCKLAKPAKYEEIVAAVKEAADGPMKGIVSYTDEEVVSSDFIHCKYSSTFDVNAGIMLNDTFVKLVSWYDNEWGYSNRLVELAHYMSEKDSA, encoded by the exons ATGGTGTGCAAGTTGGGCATCAATGGCTTCGGCCGTATTGGTCGCCTGGTGTTCCGCGCGGCAATGGAGCACAGCGGCGTG gAAGTTGTTGCTATCAACGACCCGTTCATGTCTCTTGACTACATGGTCTACCTCCTGAAGTACGACTCCGTTCACGGTCACTACCCCGCGGAAGTGAGCCACAAGGACGGCAAGCTGGTTGTTGGCGGCAAGGCCGTCACCGTCTTCAACGTGAAGGAGCCGACTGCCATCCCTTGGGGACAGGCCGGCGTCCACTACGTCTGCGAATCCACTGGCATTTTCCTGACGAAGGAGAAAGCGCAGGCTCACTTGAATAGCGGAGCCAAGAAGGTCATCATGTCCGCCCCTCCAAAGGACGACACCCCGATGTTCGTCATGGGCGTGAACCAGGACCAGTACAAGTCCACTGACATCATCGTGTCTAACGCTTCCTGCACGACGAACTGCTTGGCTCCTCTTGCCAAGATCGTCCACGACAAGTTCGGCATTGTTGAAGGTCTCATGACCACTATTCATGCCATGACTGCCAACCAGCTCACTGTCGATGGTCCTTCCAAGGGAGGCAAGGACTGGCgtgcaggccgcgctgcggGCGTCAACATTATCCCTGCTTCCACTGGTGCAGCGAAGGCCGTCGGCAAGGTTATCCCGTCTCTCAACGGAAAGCTCACAGGCATGGCCTTCCGTGTCCCCGTTACCGATGTTTCTGTTGTTGATCTCACTTGCAAGCTGGCAAAGCCCGCCAAGTACGAGGAGATCGTCGCCGCTGTCaaggaggcagcagacggTCCCATGAAGGGCATTGTGAGCTACACCGACGAAGAAGTCGTCTCCTCTGACTTCATCCACTGCAAGTACTCGTCTACCTTCGACGTCAACGCCGGCATCATGCTCAACGACACCTTCGTTAAGCTTGTTTCGTGGTACGACAACGAATGGGGCTACTCCAACCGGCTTGTTGAGTTGGCTCACTACATGTCGGAGAAGGACAGTGCTTAA